In a genomic window of Leisingera caerulea DSM 24564:
- the lptC gene encoding LPS export ABC transporter periplasmic protein LptC, giving the protein MDSHSRAVAYLKVLLPLAALVLLSTLFLISRGVNTEAVIPFAQKEIEDRMKGQQVTAPFFSGTTASGDEIMVTASLARPGRDGTPAVASDLSADIRLAQGGRITLASETGSIHPDRDMAQFIGNVQITSADGLVVETEELNTALSGLKADSPGPVRATGAIGELTAGNMHIGVKTEGGPVHMLFKNGVKLLYDPQQPER; this is encoded by the coding sequence ATGGACAGCCATTCCAGAGCCGTTGCCTATCTCAAGGTGCTGCTGCCGCTGGCGGCCCTGGTTCTGTTGTCCACCCTGTTCCTGATTTCGCGGGGGGTGAACACCGAGGCGGTGATCCCCTTTGCGCAAAAAGAGATCGAGGACCGGATGAAAGGTCAGCAGGTGACCGCGCCCTTCTTCTCCGGCACCACTGCCAGCGGCGACGAGATCATGGTCACCGCCTCCCTGGCCCGTCCCGGCCGCGACGGCACGCCGGCGGTTGCCAGCGATCTGTCTGCCGACATCCGGCTGGCCCAGGGCGGCCGGATCACGCTGGCGTCCGAAACCGGCTCCATCCACCCGGATCGGGATATGGCGCAGTTTATTGGCAACGTGCAGATCACGTCCGCGGACGGGCTTGTTGTCGAGACCGAAGAGCTGAACACAGCGCTGAGCGGGCTGAAGGCCGACAGCCCCGGCCCGGTCCGCGCCACCGGCGCAATCGGCGAACTGACTGCGGGGAATATGCACATCGGCGTCAAAACCGAAGGCGGCCCTGTCCATATGCTGTTCAAAAACGGCGTGAAGCTGCTATATGATCCCCAGCAACCGGAAAGATAA
- a CDS encoding KpsF/GutQ family sugar-phosphate isomerase: MTDTEKFLVTARQVITDEAKALNTLAEGLDERFAEAVQLILQAKGRIIVSGIGKSGHIGHKIAATLASTGTPAYFVHPAEASHGDLGMLSEGDVVLAISNSGEAPELANLLAFTRRFAIPLIGLSSKMDSTLMKQADVHLQIPSLGEACGFGMVPSISTTLTLAMGDALAIALMKHRDFRPENFRDFHPGGKLGAQLSKVRDLMHAGDALPLVSGDTPMADALIEISQKGFGVAGVAAADGSLAGIITDGDLRRHMDGLLNKTAAEVMTTGPATIAPGAMAQEAVAVMNQRKITCLFVVDPDNGQRAEGLLHIHDCLRAGLG; this comes from the coding sequence ATGACCGATACCGAAAAATTCCTCGTCACCGCGCGGCAGGTGATCACCGATGAAGCCAAGGCACTGAACACCCTGGCCGAAGGGCTGGATGAGCGATTTGCCGAAGCGGTGCAGCTGATTTTGCAGGCCAAGGGCCGCATCATCGTCAGCGGCATCGGCAAATCCGGCCATATCGGCCACAAGATCGCAGCCACCCTGGCCTCCACCGGCACGCCGGCCTATTTCGTGCACCCGGCTGAGGCCAGCCATGGCGATCTGGGGATGCTGTCCGAAGGCGATGTGGTGCTGGCGATCTCCAACTCCGGCGAGGCGCCGGAGCTGGCCAACCTGCTGGCCTTCACCCGCCGCTTTGCGATCCCGCTGATCGGGCTGTCCAGCAAGATGGACAGCACGCTGATGAAGCAGGCGGATGTGCACCTGCAGATCCCCTCGCTGGGCGAGGCCTGCGGCTTTGGCATGGTGCCGTCGATCTCCACAACGCTGACCCTGGCGATGGGCGATGCGCTGGCGATTGCGCTGATGAAGCACCGCGACTTCCGCCCCGAGAATTTCCGCGACTTCCACCCGGGCGGCAAGCTCGGCGCGCAGCTGAGCAAGGTGCGCGACCTGATGCACGCGGGCGATGCGCTGCCGCTTGTCAGCGGCGACACCCCGATGGCCGATGCGCTGATCGAGATCAGCCAGAAGGGCTTTGGCGTGGCAGGTGTCGCTGCCGCCGACGGCTCGCTGGCCGGCATCATCACCGACGGCGACCTGCGCCGCCACATGGACGGGCTGCTGAACAAGACCGCGGCAGAAGTGATGACCACAGGCCCCGCAACCATCGCCCCCGGCGCCATGGCGCAAGAGGCGGTTGCGGTGATGAACCAGCGCAAGATCACCTGCCTGTTCGTGGTCGATCCTGACAACGGGCAGAGGGCTGAGGGCCTCCTGCACATCCACGACTGCCTGCGCGCAGGCCTGGGCTGA